The Microcebus murinus isolate Inina chromosome 9, M.murinus_Inina_mat1.0, whole genome shotgun sequence nucleotide sequence taTTAGTTTTCCaaatagaattatattattttgaattaaaaagaaaaacagttggtTCCTACGTGTAGAAGTCTGAGAGGTCAATGTTAGGCATAAATGCGAAAGCGTAATTTGTTACACATAGATCAAAGTTAAATCTGGTTTCTGTAATACATTAGCTATCTGACTTTGGGCATGTTATTATACTTAACccttctgagccttagtttcttcacttataaaatggagacagtaaaaacCTATCTCAAAATATCAGAGTGAGGGCTAGAAAAGATAGGATATCTATGCACCAAGCATATTACCTGGCCTCTTCATAGGCATCTAACACATGTACACTGTCTTATGctacttttctctccttcttcctcatgGTAGATATATGCCGTTTAATTGAAAGTCTTACTTAAATTTTTGTCCTTGTGCTGTATCATAGCACGTTTTGATATGTGTAAGAAAGTTATTCTAATTATAACAATAATCCAGTGGGAAATTAGACTGGGAAAAAGGATGTTGTCAACAATGTGCCATGAATATTTTTCATcgattttgtgttatttttgtttcacttcaAAGTAGTAAGTTTGAAAaagtattgaaaaaatatttaatattaagcttaaaaatacattaagacgTTGTTAGTTTGAGGTATcatataattttctgaaattagtCAAAAGATCTCTaggtaaataagaaaataaaattttgccacCTTAACTATAGAGCAgtagtattataaataaaataattttaaacaggCCCTTTGAGGAATGGAGGTTTCTGGCTAAAAATCCCTTTTGTTTCAATTCTTTACATAAATGTTTACAAACATAATGGTCCACTTTCCTACCTTAGAGAAATGTATATGTAGAATATGGTAGCCTCTTTGTAGACTGAGAATCTTTCAACATTTCAAATAACAGTTATTATAATACAGCCTGGATAGGCTCACAAGTAGGAGGAGATTAGGCTGAAAGTAATCACAAGGCATATGATGAAAAGTTACCAACCTCCAGCCTCTCTTCCTACCTTCTAATCCCTAATCTcagttttgctttaattttcatattCCCACTTCTGACAAAGGAGTATAGAACATTTCCTTACAAATTGAGAGTCTGGGTTTCTTAAAACTTAGAATTTATTAGAGGAGACTTCAGAGATTATTTAGCCTAtcaccctcattttatagattgaAAACCTCTCAGGCATAGGTTAATTGACTTGCTCAAAAAAAGTCAGATtccctaaaagaaacaaagatttagGTTTCCTCATTAAACTGACACTTTAACAGTGTCCCAAATTTTGGTGGTTATCTTTGATCTTCTTTGAAACAGGTAGATCGACACTTGAGAAAGCTGGATCAGGAACTGGCTAAGTTTAAAATGGAGCTGGAAGCTGataatgctggaattacagaaaTATTAGAGAGGCGTAAGTAAAATTTACAGTTTTCCATCAATATTGGATAGTACATGTGCAAATCACTGAGGTGATGCTTGTCCTAGAGAGGATTTTCAGATCCTGCCCGTCGGTGGATGGTGACATCTGGGTCAGATAGCTTGCACCCTAGCAGTTGAAACTGTTTGGGTTGTGGATACTGAGAAGAATAACATAGGATATCATCCACTCATTCTTGatgaaaataacatattattCCATTTTGAAATATCCATATATGGCTAGTAACATGAGTGGTAAGAACCAAGATTAGCAGAAATGTAACCATCAAGAAACAAATTAACCATCTTTCATTAAATGTATTGACATTCCCCTGCCAATTTATGCACTCTAACTTTGAGAGAGGTTGttagtttttcttcttaagaACTATTGTAGACTTTTTCCTCAGCTGTTTATACTGAGAAAGATTCTAATTGGTTCCACAacactttctcattttcttaaagatGTCTTTCCTAAACTTTCCCTTATAAGCAAGAagccattttaatatttctttgcaaggctCAACTTGATCTCCTGCTATAATTTACCCCATCACTTCTTTGATCTCCTGCTATAACTTACCCCTGTCACTCAGGAGACTTCCCAAAAATGGAAGCATGAGCTTTCTTTAATTTAGCATCTCTTCCAACCTATAAATAGGTAGTGTAAATAAAAGCAGATACTGTGGTACTAGGCCCAGAGTAGGCATTCACTAAATGTTAATTGAACCAAATTAGTATTATGGTTAATTTCTACTAGAATTTAATTAAAGCtttcaaacataatttttctttggtGCATTTCAACAGCAAGATTATGTACCTGTTTCTACGCACAGATGAAAGGTTTCTTTGCAGTGCTAGTCTGTGTATATCTCTGTTTATATACTCACTGGAAGTCAGCTagagaagccagtcacaaatcCATCTTAGTATCCATAGTTGTATTTGTGTAGTCAAAAGTATATCCATCACTTTAGATGATCATCTGATTTATTCGTGATACTTTTTTCTATAGGAACCCTATCTGAGGAGAATAAGTATTTtgggacaaaataaaataatttgtagctgctttagttttttttgttgttttttttttaatgctgatgGTAGCTGTGAGTAATGATAATTCATGCCTATTCAGTACTGCAGGAAGGTTAATAAAGCATCCTCTCTAAGGACACAGACATATGAAACTAAATTGGATTAAGTTACAAAAACTACCCTGTGCCCTGCCACAATTTCATCTCAAGGGATCAAAAATAAACCCAGAAAATTTCTCAAAAGGTATTTTAAAGCTTGGTGTTAGAgactctatttctttctttttgcaagCAAAATCCCTAACTTCTTTTAGGAAGTTTTTACTATCATATGTCGTTTTAATGGTTGAAGAATTTTCTTTCACATAGGAATGTCCCCATTGCCTAGAACTTTAGAATCGCCCATTAAAAGGTCTTCAACTCAGTAAAACTAGGTTGAGTCTTATTAGTAATGAGGTTATAATATCCATTCGTTCATTTAGGTGGCACCCTCTATAGTGGATTCCCTAATTAGATATTAGCATGCCTTGAGCCATTTTGTGCTTAAGGTGAATATTGAGAAATGGATTACTTACTGTTTAGAGAGAGGATAGCTCAGTGTGGAAGGGGCAGTGTTGACCCTCTAACATGTCTGGCTAAAGTTATACAGGCATATGCATCAGAGCTTGCCAGTCCTCTGCTGGGTAAGAGAATTCATTGCCTATAGTTCATTGACATGTAAAGATCGATGGTGACATTTAATGGTGGTGTATCTCTgtgcctctcttttttttttaggatctTTGGAATTAGATACTCCTTCACAGCCAGTAAACAATCACCACGCTCATTCACATACTCCAGTGGAAAGTAAGTTTGGTTTTAGTACAGCTAAGTTTTGAATACGGTTAGAAACTCATTATATAACCTGtatattcattctcttttattaacTCTACATAACCAATTGAGAAATAAATGGGCTTCCCTTCCATTTTTTTGTGAGATATAATTTTTCATTGCAATTATTGGCAGTAATTTAggaaaattagtttttctttggggaaaaacatATTTGATTTGAGAACAGATAGTCTGTTTTCTATGAAATTAATAGAGAATGTATTCTACTAATAGCAGTATATACTGCCTACTTGCAGATACCTTAGTCTCTCTAATGGGTGTTACAACTGAGCCAAACAGTAAATTATTTTGCTTCTCCAATGCTTAGCCTAATGTTTGGCATATTATAAAATCTCCAATGGTTGCTAAGTTATTGAGTAAATGAATTATTAGATGTCTTGCTGGCTAGGTCACTGACTGTATCAGTGAATTTTTTGACAAATCAATTTGATAGGAAAGGAAGGTTGACTGAAAACTATGCTAAATGGTAGATagtgttttgaaaacaaaattcctTTCATGTTGTATGTGAAACCATGGTGCAGTATGAGTTATCTTTAGTATTTTACTAGTGaagttttttaaatgtctgagaAGTTTATTCTTAATATACATGTGACACAGAGATTTCTGCTTGTCCTGTCTTCTGAGAAAacatattctgtattttatgaGGAACCCAGATATAACTATACCAGTTTATAACAGAATGGAAGTAGTTCATACTTGTTCATAGTTCTGTAAAGTTCAAAAACacataaattctttatttatatttagaaaggaaatataatccAACTTCTCACCATACGACAACAGATCATATTCCTGAAAAGAAGTTTAAATCTGAAGCTCTTCTGTCTACCCTTACATCAGATGCCTCTAAGGAAAATACACTAggtaagtttattttcttaaatatgattGTTTGCTTTGTTTGTCTTAGAATAAGAGAAAGTGAAAGCAATCAGGATTAAGGAATCATATACTTTCTTTACCTGGTTAAAGTCTACatgtggagaaagaagaaaaaggaaaactgtgATGCATTATTCAGTTGACTTAATCTACAGTgatatgaataatttaaatttaatgattATATGTGctgggaaaaaatgtattttaaactcACTAACATTATGTTCTCTGCAaccacttttatttcttctttatgtctACACAGGTTGTCGAAATAATAATTCCACAGCCTCTTCTAACAATGCTTACAATGTGAattcctcccagcctctggcatcCTACAACATTGGCTCGTTATCTTCAGGAACTGGTGCAGGGGCAATTACCATGGCAGCAGCTCAAGCAGTTCAGGCCACAGCTCAGGTAACAAGTAAAAGGTTTAGAGATAAAATCTTGTACTTTGTCTGAATCATTGAAGCCATAATAGAAACAACTGGATGTGAACAAATAGAGCTTTCTAACATTGTGTAGTTTCATTTTTAGATCATAGTTTTAtgatatttgacattttatttaataaaataatatgtaagaaTTACCTGATTgataatgaaagtaaaaaatagatttattatgCAAGATGCAGACCCTTCTAATAATAATTGCTTATGTTGCCTATGttctttataattctttgttctttctacCAGTTACAGGACTTACTATAGCCTTGGGACTTAGGCCACCTCAAATTTGGTCACTTCAGTGCAGTTAGTCTGTATTCCAAATTAAGTTACCCATCCTGCAGTTACTTCCTAACTGTctaaaaactgattttaaatcTTTACATAATATAGCTTAAATTccagtgataaaaataatagtttaaaccACATAAATTAATATTggataaaccaaaataaaactgtaacttgtaaaacttgaaaaaataacatatttacatatattaatgccATCAATGAATGTCTATTTAAGATGAAAGAGGGACGAAGAACATCAAGTTTAAAAGCCAGTTATGAAGCATTTAAGAATAATGACTTTCAGCTGGGAAAAGAATTCTCGATGCCTAGGGAAACAGCTGGCTATTCATCCTCTTCAGCACTTATGACAACATTAACACAACAGAATGCCAGTTCCTCAGCAGCTGACTCACGGAGTGGTCGAAAGAGCAAGTAAGTTTTCTAGGTACAGTACCCCCATACCTTTACGGAGCAGTCAGTCATCTACTTGGCAACTCAGTGAGGCCTCCATTTGTTAAACAAGATGCATAATGGGTCAAGATGAACTTTGGAGAGGTGGGAAGACATGAAGTTTTCCTTTACACTGCCATACTTTGAAAGGGTAAAGTCTTTAAAAAGTGTTagagttctttttaatttttccgaATCCTTAAGTTGGGTTTGTTAATACATGacttctgttcacttttctttgttCATTAGGATAAACCATTTTATGGCAGTGTTTTGCATTTATTGCCtcttattttgttatgtttcaaGGTGAATTAATGCATAAAACTCAAATTATATactagggattttttttaaaataagattcttCATTTAGATCAATggcaaaatgtattaattctgTGGTTTTAGGTCCCAAAAATTGATGGTATGAAGATTTCCCtaggttttatatataaaacacttgGGATGATTATCTGAgctttaaatagaaaatgtaacAGCATTTGACACTGTTTATCCCGGATAACTGAATATGCTGGGTATTTATACATAATGAAAGTTCAAATGCGAGGCCAAAGTTAcctaatatgtatatttatttttaaatgtattttctgtcaATAGATTTCTAAAACAATGTTTAGTGTCGAATAACCACAGAAGTATCATACATAGTAACTGCTTATgataaatttctgtattttaaaaatttaattagcaCATAGCTACAGGTAAGTTACTTGTGAATTTCAACAGTTTTGGTTCTCTGTCCTACATATGATAGGTATTCACATGTCAGTTGATGGTCATAATCattttcatcaaatgcttttttatgtttgtattttagattttttgtttgtttggttggtatttttatagagacagggtcttgatatgttgctcaggctggtcttgaactcctggcctcagacagtttttccgccttggcctcccagagtgctaggattataggcgtgagccactgtgcctggcctgtgttTTAGATTTTGATGAAAAGTATTCAGTttacttaaaaatgcaaatagtgTCTGTAAGATAGCCATAAGTAATAGTAATTCTTAAAAGTATTACCAACAGTGTAAGTCAGTGGTAAGTGaaaactttgattaaaatattgttttaaaaactttgaaatatttttaaaataatttttttaatacctttattctacagaaaacaaaacaaaaaaatcccaaaataaactGCTATAAAAAATGTTGCTCTTTGGTGCTCTAAACAAGTGTTTTAAATCAGATTACTTTAACTTAGTGTTAGacattaatttatacatttgatGTGATTTCATTTCATACCACTTATTTAGGAGTTATTTTCAGGTACCTTCTTATGAATGGTAAACAAATAAAACTgatattaatttttcagaaataacaACAAGTCTTCAAGCCAGCAgtcatcatcttcctcctcctcttcttccttatcATCGTGTTCTTCATCATCAACTGTTGTACAAGAAATATCTCAACAAACAACAGTAGTGCCAGAATCTGATTCAAACAGTCAGGTTGATTGGACTTATGACCCAAATGAGCCTCGATATTGCATTTGTAATCAGGTAAAAGTCTGTTATGTGTCTATAAATCATAATCTGAATAAACTTGAAAAAAGAactatatcattaaaatatttttttttactcacttAAAATATGCTTACTttacttacatatattttttaatgggtaAGATTATGGGTAAAATATAAGTTACCTCTAATCTCAGCCCTCAGATAATAGCCTATAAGTAAAGATGTTGATGTATTGCTACTATGTACTCCACATAGTTATTGGGTACcttaataaaataccacagactgggtggcttaaaaaacatcaatttattttctctcatttctggaggctgggaagtccaagataaggTGCCCACcgatttggttcctggtgagggctagCTTTCAGACTGCTGCTTTCTGATGGCAGAACGAGAACAGACATGCTGTagtgtcttttcttataagggcTCCAGCCCCATTGGATTAGGGGCCTACCCTATGAACTCATGTAACCTGTACCATCTCATAGgacctatctccaaatacaatcacattagGGTTCATGGCTTCTACATATGAACTTGGGGGGGGGACACAAGCATTCATTCCATAACATATATGTATGcagatagacacacacagacacctgTGTGTATAAGTTTGACAATAGGAaccatggtatatatattttttgtaactgGGTTATTTTGCTAAATCAGGTATACTaaacatgatttttctttaaggTCATGTTTTAAATCTTCTTATAGTTATCTCTTATACtgtatactatattttgtttaaccACTGTCTagctataaattattttagtggTATTAATTGTTTGAAATCACAAATGATATTATGATAGGCATTTTTTATGTGATCCATTTTATACATCTAATTTCTAGGGTgatcttttagaaataaagttagattataaatatttgagaCAGACTACTAAAatatcttctagaaatttattacCAAAAATTTATGACCATCCCTGTTTTCTCAACCCTGTCAGCACTGgatattattttctcttcaaaacTATGTACCAATTGGATAGTTTTATATCACatgattgttttaatttatatagtgTTAAATACTATAGTATATAGTATTAAGACTGGAccttttttgaacatttttatttcttcttttgtgaaatgatgCCTAATGGTGTTAgctgatttttctgttgttttttatgtatcttatactttaaaaacttaTCT carries:
- the ING3 gene encoding inhibitor of growth protein 3, whose product is MLYLEDYLEMIEQLPMDLRDRFTEMREMDLQVQNAMDQLEQRVSEFFMNAKKNKPEWREEQMASIKKDYYKALEDADEKVQLANQIYDLVDRHLRKLDQELAKFKMELEADNAGITEILERRSLELDTPSQPVNNHHAHSHTPVEKRKYNPTSHHTTTDHIPEKKFKSEALLSTLTSDASKENTLGCRNNNSTASSNNAYNVNSSQPLASYNIGSLSSGTGAGAITMAAAQAVQATAQMKEGRRTSSLKASYEAFKNNDFQLGKEFSMPRETAGYSSSSALMTTLTQQNASSSAADSRSGRKSKNNNKSSSQQSSSSSSSSSLSSCSSSSTVVQEISQQTTVVPESDSNSQVDWTYDPNEPRYCICNQVSYGEMVGCDNQDCPIEWFHYGCVGLTEAPKGKWYCPQCTAAMKRRGSRHK